The DNA window ctttgctaATAGTTGCATTTGCACACTGGACAGCCAGGCATCAGCCTTTGCgagaaaaatgaaatttttttCCGCACATCGTCTGGCAACACTCAGTGTCAATGGTCAAAAGTCGTTGTCATTGTCAAATGTGAATGTCAAGTGTCAATCAATGTCAATGTGTAGGTATGTGTTGAGATGAGATGGCATTGCTAGATTTGCTAGGAAATTATTGATGGAAATTAGAATTTGGAGAAACTTGCCggtaatttaaataaacaaatgttTCGCTTATCACAATAGTTGTGTAAAAAAATGTACTAAGAGTTTTATGTGACCACTCCAGATTATTTATATTGTGATTGTTTATGTAATAGCATTAAAATCGCAAAGGAAATGTCTCTGATTTTAACTTTTTCCCTAATAAGCTTTTGCTTATATCAAAGTGCTACCGGTTTGGGGGAAATTATATACGCAATAAACGCAGGTGGACCAGCTCACACCGATATATACGGTATACATTATGAGAAGGATCCCTTGCAGGGGAGAGTGGGCACAGCTTCGGACTACGGGAAGCAGCTCGTTATGATTGGAAGAGTCAATTCTAAGGACGAAATATTATATCAGACTGAACGATATCACCACAGTACTTTCGGTTATGACATTCCAGCtaacaaagatggtgattatgtaTTAGTTCTAAAGTTTAGTGAGGTGTACTTCAATGCACCCAACATGAAAGTGTTCGACGTAGTTCTTAATGGAGATCATACCATTGTAGCTGATTTAGACATTTTTGACAAAGTGGGACGTGGGGTAGCTCACGATGAGTATGTACCTTATTCTATTAAGAATGGTAAACTTTATTACAATGATGAAGAATCGGACATAAGAGGTGGAAAAATTAAAGTCGAATTTATTAAAGGCTATAGAGATAATCCAAAGATTAATGCATTGTACGTTGTAAGAGGAACAATTGATGAAGTTCCTAAGTTACCACCCATAGTGTGGCCCGAAGCAGATCCTGAGGAGCCTAGAGAAGAAGTGGAGGAGAAGAGTACACAATCTCGACGTGCAAGTGGACCTAAACAACCTGACCCTTATTCTTTGGATGATAGCTCCGTGCTCATCCCTGTCTTCATCACCATTGGTGCTTTCATACCACTATTGTTTTGCCTTtgcaaattataaattttatttaactttggaAAAAATGCTAACAGTCAATAGTCAAACAAAAGATTTTCACATTGACTTTATAAGCAAAATGCTTTCACCCATGCTTTTAGGTAGATATGAACatctttctataaattaattaaGGAAGTGTCTAGACATTTAAAGGAATTGAATCTATTAGTTTAGGATCAAATTATAAAAGCTAATAACTTGcagtaaaaattattttatcaaactaGAGCTTATAGCaagatgtttttttattattaaactagcttatgctcgcgacttcgtccgcgtggactacacaaattacaaacccctatttcactcccttaagggttgaattttcaaaaatcctttctaagcggatgcctacgtcataatagctatctgcatgccaaatttcagcccgatccatccagtagtttgagctgtgcgttgatagatcagtcagtcagtcaatcagtcagtcaccttttccttttatatatttagacaatcGGTTGTGACCGTCTAGACATTTCCATCAATTAATCATTTTCATTGTACGGTACTGAATATAcatgtaataaataaacaagtacAAATTATGACAAAATTACACTTTCTTGATTACGATTGTTAATATTTCCACTGAGTGTTTTTGACTGATCTAATTTATGTCTGTCATATGCTGTATGTcttaaatttttgtaaattatagctttgtttttttaatttcattttgtatttttatttacgaACAGCCAAATACTGAAACAATAAACTCTGGTGTTAAgcaattgtttttaatattttgctgTATTTACAAAATGTCATAATACAGATAATAATACTAATGATGTTCTTAAACAGGTTCAGTACTCGGccgtaaattataaaattattacaatgtTTCCTAAACTATTTAAGCTCAAGCCTAATAGTACAAAATCATGAAAAATTGCTGGTGCCCGTCCCATATAGGATAATATATACTTCTAGCTTACTTGGGGTAAGAGCATGCCAAAGATCTCTTAGATTCATGATAAGGTTTATAAAGATTCCTTTTTATAAGCCTTACACTTGTTACAtttattataaatcttaaaaATATGTTCTATCTCTATACAGTACCCGGtcggaaatattgtacatcagcctttagaaagagatagaagttacgtagagcgttgactctgtcattgagaccgataaaatgtcacataggtatgagtgacagagacaacgctctacaaagccgaaatctcattcggttgatgtacaatatatcttgccggctactgtaattcATTAAGTTCACTTAACTgcgatattgtggctaattctctagTACGCAACCTCTAAAtgaaactaaaatgacacgtctaaatctattgctatccctgtcataatgtttcTTGCGGAAAagggtagcactagatttagacctgttattttagtttagtttagagattgtgtacaacagaatcggccccattgtattaTGTTTTTCCATGCATTTATAAACAATACAATACAACAAGTACAGCGAATAGAAATCAGGTagcatcaat is part of the Maniola hyperantus chromosome 3, iAphHyp1.2, whole genome shotgun sequence genome and encodes:
- the LOC117996626 gene encoding malectin-A produces the protein MSLILTFSLISFCLYQSATGLGEIIYAINAGGPAHTDIYGIHYEKDPLQGRVGTASDYGKQLVMIGRVNSKDEILYQTERYHHSTFGYDIPANKDGDYVLVLKFSEVYFNAPNMKVFDVVLNGDHTIVADLDIFDKVGRGVAHDEYVPYSIKNGKLYYNDEESDIRGGKIKVEFIKGYRDNPKINALYVVRGTIDEVPKLPPIVWPEADPEEPREEVEEKSTQSRRASGPKQPDPYSLDDSSVLIPVFITIGAFIPLLFCLCKL